One region of Limnospira fusiformis SAG 85.79 genomic DNA includes:
- a CDS encoding nicotinate-nucleotide adenylyltransferase: protein MSKIALFGTSADPPTEGHQSILTQLGQRFDRVLVWAADNPFKSHGASLEHRQAMLEVLINSIYPPQTNILLKPELSSRRTIETVHRARKSWLNDDFTLVIGSDLVSQIPRWYKINDLLGEVNLLVVPRPGYDIEDPDLAKLRELGGKVAIANWQGLPVSSTDFRQAGDPNPIPGAVADYIARQNLYQSSSGQQS, encoded by the coding sequence ATGAGCAAAATTGCCCTGTTTGGAACCAGTGCCGATCCTCCCACAGAAGGCCACCAGTCTATTTTAACTCAACTAGGTCAGAGATTCGATCGCGTGTTGGTCTGGGCTGCTGATAACCCTTTTAAGTCTCATGGCGCTTCCCTGGAACATCGACAAGCTATGCTAGAGGTGTTGATTAACTCAATTTATCCACCCCAAACTAATATTTTGCTGAAACCAGAACTTAGCAGTCGCCGCACGATTGAGACGGTCCACCGGGCTCGGAAATCTTGGCTTAATGACGACTTTACCCTAGTTATCGGCTCAGATTTGGTATCACAGATACCCCGTTGGTATAAAATTAATGATCTGTTGGGTGAGGTTAACTTATTAGTGGTTCCCCGACCAGGCTACGACATTGAAGACCCTGATTTGGCGAAACTGCGAGAGTTAGGGGGAAAAGTAGCGATCGCCAATTGGCAGGGTTTACCTGTTTCCTCCACTGATTTTCGCCAAGCAGGTGATCCTAATCCCATTCCGGGCGCGGTGGCTGATTATATCGCGCGCCAAAATTTATATCAATCTAGTTCTGGCCAGCAGTCCTGA
- a CDS encoding glycosyltransferase family 39 protein, producing MSNIVWETRFNFDQVQSYREGKVIVEGSKKITGAIAISIIWLIGAISDRLWFIFDRSVPAWDPAYYLTGSLIYRRAFQDPQWFSGQWWDYIWNLSAKIPPLVYILTIPFQNIFAPSPDTANLVHLLFSAILLGSVYCIGCQLFNRQVALWAAGLCLLLPALYLYRFEYLLDYPVTASVAFSFLLLTMWRKCEQPRYQWLWAIAVGISVGLAFLVKQTTALFLFVPLLWVTVGTLKRRDWGRFFQMAIAGLLSVLVFGPWLSNTWLLMITSVQRATIYAARAEGDPPLTDPEAWTYYLSLLPDHVSWPLLLVPIVGFLLYLIRWRSLPPDTPKSGFAWLAVFLVGGYLLCSLNPNKDFRYNFALLPMLSIVLAWGLTLWPKWWGMRVRWGTMALAVLLMILTLWPVGGVPGQQFRSLLSPGNTRHAEIGVNWPHPEIISTILAAEPYLQNTIGVLPSTENINQHNIDYYGAIKDFQVYGRQVGIAYDEVSQDAGSLCWFITKTGDQGSVDRIKEAQTLMVTAIAQGPQFPVYRNWLLPDGNTLNLHRCTPSPVEVSPRADISEVVNLEAVIVPESAPPGVPIPITYIWSGPPQQLESGLVLLTWTALDDDNNTQWFHDRAIGSGRLELPEDTATGFEVVERMAMLPPPDATPGNYTLQATYLSRETGETLAIASPPITLTIDPNAAALPAPELDLITQLQQLALKLPQGIQGLEVIFNEIRRINQYDPVQDYTKQAQKTLAYRLNQEPDNLNLAYSLALASVLEQDVNGAIAALETVTKLDPNNPFAHAYLAFVHLYNFNARAAEIALQPALALNPEQPEFLVLRGVSALLQGRFLQAKQDLQALSLINN from the coding sequence GTGTCTAATATTGTCTGGGAAACTCGGTTTAATTTTGATCAGGTTCAGAGTTATCGGGAGGGAAAGGTTATCGTTGAAGGGTCAAAAAAAATAACGGGTGCGATCGCCATTAGTATAATCTGGCTAATAGGAGCCATTAGCGATCGCCTTTGGTTTATCTTTGATCGGTCTGTACCAGCCTGGGACCCCGCCTATTACCTAACAGGAAGCCTGATCTACCGCCGCGCCTTCCAAGACCCCCAATGGTTTTCCGGTCAGTGGTGGGATTATATCTGGAACCTGTCAGCCAAAATTCCCCCCCTGGTATATATTCTCACCATTCCCTTTCAAAATATATTCGCTCCTAGTCCAGACACCGCCAACCTAGTACACCTGCTATTCAGTGCTATATTACTGGGGTCTGTTTACTGTATCGGATGCCAACTTTTTAACCGCCAAGTAGCTTTATGGGCGGCGGGTTTATGCTTATTACTCCCCGCATTATATCTATATCGTTTTGAATATCTCCTAGATTATCCGGTCACCGCCAGTGTCGCTTTCAGTTTTTTGCTGCTGACCATGTGGCGCAAATGTGAACAACCGCGTTATCAGTGGTTATGGGCGATCGCTGTAGGAATATCCGTAGGACTCGCATTTTTAGTCAAACAAACCACCGCCCTATTTTTGTTTGTTCCCCTGTTGTGGGTAACGGTGGGAACCCTAAAAAGACGGGACTGGGGAAGGTTTTTTCAAATGGCGATCGCTGGTTTGCTGTCCGTGTTAGTCTTCGGTCCGTGGCTGTCAAATACTTGGCTGTTAATGATCACATCAGTACAACGCGCCACCATATACGCCGCGCGCGCCGAAGGCGATCCACCCTTAACCGACCCAGAAGCCTGGACCTACTATCTAAGTCTCCTCCCCGATCATGTGTCCTGGCCGTTATTATTAGTTCCCATTGTCGGTTTTTTACTTTACCTAATTCGGTGGCGCAGCCTTCCCCCAGACACCCCGAAATCTGGTTTCGCCTGGTTAGCAGTATTTCTGGTGGGGGGATATTTACTCTGTTCCCTCAACCCCAATAAAGACTTCCGCTACAACTTCGCCCTATTACCCATGCTGTCAATTGTATTAGCTTGGGGACTCACACTCTGGCCGAAATGGTGGGGGATGAGAGTACGTTGGGGGACCATGGCTTTAGCCGTGTTGTTAATGATTTTAACTCTGTGGCCGGTGGGGGGAGTTCCCGGTCAACAATTCCGCAGCTTGCTAAGTCCGGGAAATACCCGCCATGCAGAAATAGGCGTTAACTGGCCTCACCCAGAAATTATCTCAACCATTTTGGCAGCCGAACCCTACCTACAGAATACCATCGGGGTTTTGCCTTCCACCGAAAATATCAATCAGCATAATATCGACTACTATGGCGCAATTAAAGATTTTCAGGTTTACGGTCGCCAGGTCGGTATTGCTTATGACGAAGTTTCTCAAGATGCTGGTTCCCTCTGTTGGTTTATCACCAAAACGGGAGATCAGGGTTCTGTCGATCGCATTAAAGAAGCCCAAACCTTGATGGTCACTGCGATCGCCCAAGGTCCTCAGTTCCCAGTTTATCGCAATTGGCTCCTACCAGATGGTAACACTTTAAACCTTCATCGTTGCACCCCCTCACCCGTCGAAGTTTCCCCCCGCGCCGATATTTCCGAGGTGGTGAATTTAGAGGCGGTAATTGTTCCTGAAAGCGCCCCCCCAGGGGTTCCTATTCCCATTACCTACATTTGGTCAGGTCCCCCACAGCAGCTTGAGTCAGGTTTGGTGTTATTGACTTGGACTGCATTAGATGATGACAATAATACCCAATGGTTCCACGATCGCGCCATAGGTTCAGGGCGGCTAGAATTACCAGAAGACACAGCCACAGGGTTCGAGGTAGTTGAACGCATGGCAATGCTACCCCCACCCGATGCTACACCCGGCAATTATACTCTGCAAGCCACCTATTTAAGCCGAGAAACCGGGGAAACCTTAGCGATCGCATCCCCCCCCATTACCCTGACTATTGACCCTAATGCAGCCGCCTTACCCGCCCCAGAATTGGATTTAATTACCCAACTTCAGCAACTAGCCCTCAAACTTCCCCAGGGTATACAGGGACTGGAGGTGATTTTTAATGAAATTCGTCGCATTAACCAATATGATCCAGTTCAGGACTATACCAAACAGGCTCAAAAAACCCTAGCCTATAGGTTAAACCAAGAACCCGATAATTTAAACCTAGCATATAGCCTAGCTTTAGCTTCCGTGTTAGAACAGGATGTAAATGGAGCGATCGCCGCTTTAGAAACAGTCACCAAACTCGATCCTAATAACCCCTTCGCCCATGCTTATCTCGCCTTTGTACACCTATATAATTTTAACGCCAGAGCAGCCGAAATCGCCCTACAACCAGCCTTAGCATTAAATCCTGAACAACCAGAGTTTTTAGTATTACGGGGGGTTTCTGCCCTCTTACAAGGGCGCTTTCTGCAAGCAAAACAGGACTTACAAGCATTAAGTTTAATTAATAATTAA
- a CDS encoding potassium channel family protein, producing the protein MKPRIIVCNLGRTGYQIFRLLRQQGAIVVGVNEQPVKGEGSDVVVGSFRAASTLLAAGIQSAHTLVLAGNDDATNLAILMQARILNPKIRIISRLFNTNLGQSLDRILPDHSTMSVSALAAPVFTFAALGSRAIGQLRLFNQTWPIHEEFIDPEHSWVGKSLHDLWSDRDRMLIYYIPNNSHLDLVSAVLEGQKLDVGDRLIIATKPSIRTQRFSLYQRGMKFINSLKKFQQHGKKALLITLVLMLTIFLATLTYVSINLDNSLVDSLYFSVGMITGAGGNEKVAENAPDSIKIFTAIMMLVGAGVIGICYALLNDFVLGTRLTEYLNATRVPQRNHYIICGLGGIGVQIAEQLHRSGYEVVVIDRDPNCRFISTVRSLRIPFVEGDASLSSILESVNVQQAEVLLAVTSDDTANLEIALSARAIAPHLRMIVRNQDPQFGLMVQQVFDFETVLSPTEIAAPAFAAAAIGGRILGNGITADSLWVALATLITANHPFCGQRVKDVATRVDFVPLYIETNSQTIHSWKLLDSLLSPGDVLYLTLPAHRLQQLWHPLSINRLPGNLSPTEKATSDP; encoded by the coding sequence ATGAAACCTAGAATTATCGTTTGCAACTTAGGACGCACTGGCTACCAAATTTTTCGTCTGTTGAGACAACAAGGAGCTATTGTTGTAGGAGTGAATGAGCAACCCGTAAAAGGTGAAGGGTCAGATGTAGTTGTCGGTAGTTTTCGCGCCGCCTCTACCCTGTTAGCCGCTGGTATTCAAAGCGCCCATACCCTCGTACTGGCTGGTAATGATGATGCTACCAATCTAGCTATTTTAATGCAAGCCAGGATTCTCAATCCTAAAATCAGAATTATTAGCCGTCTGTTTAATACTAATTTAGGACAAAGCCTCGATCGCATTCTACCAGACCATAGTACCATGAGCGTCTCCGCCTTGGCTGCTCCCGTGTTTACCTTTGCGGCTTTGGGGAGTCGTGCTATTGGTCAACTGCGACTATTTAACCAAACCTGGCCAATTCATGAAGAATTTATCGATCCTGAACATTCTTGGGTCGGTAAAAGCCTCCATGATCTCTGGTCTGATCGCGATCGAATGCTGATCTATTACATTCCTAATAATAGCCACTTAGATCTAGTGTCAGCAGTTCTTGAGGGACAAAAACTTGATGTAGGCGATCGCCTAATTATTGCCACTAAACCCAGTATCCGCACCCAGCGTTTCAGCCTCTATCAAAGGGGGATGAAATTCATTAACAGCCTGAAAAAGTTTCAACAGCATGGCAAAAAAGCCCTTTTGATTACCCTGGTTTTAATGCTGACAATTTTCTTGGCGACCCTAACTTATGTAAGCATTAACTTAGATAATTCCCTAGTTGACTCCCTCTATTTTTCAGTAGGAATGATTACCGGGGCTGGGGGTAATGAAAAAGTCGCCGAGAATGCCCCTGATAGCATTAAAATCTTCACCGCCATCATGATGCTAGTAGGTGCTGGGGTAATTGGTATCTGTTACGCCTTACTTAATGACTTTGTACTAGGAACCAGGTTAACTGAATATCTCAACGCTACACGGGTTCCACAACGCAACCATTATATAATCTGTGGTTTGGGTGGCATTGGTGTTCAAATTGCTGAACAACTACACCGCAGCGGCTATGAAGTAGTGGTAATTGATCGCGATCCTAACTGTCGTTTTATCAGTACAGTGCGATCGCTTAGAATACCCTTTGTCGAAGGTGATGCTTCCCTGTCGTCTATCTTAGAAAGCGTCAATGTTCAACAAGCAGAAGTCCTCCTCGCCGTCACCAGTGACGACACCGCCAACCTAGAAATAGCCCTCAGCGCCAGGGCTATAGCACCCCACCTGCGGATGATAGTTCGTAACCAAGACCCTCAATTTGGGCTAATGGTTCAGCAGGTATTTGATTTTGAGACAGTTCTGAGTCCCACAGAAATTGCTGCGCCTGCCTTTGCAGCCGCCGCGATCGGCGGTAGAATTTTAGGCAATGGCATCACCGCTGATAGTCTTTGGGTCGCCCTAGCTACCCTAATCACCGCTAACCATCCCTTTTGCGGACAAAGAGTCAAAGATGTGGCTACCAGAGTGGATTTTGTCCCCCTGTACATCGAAACCAACTCCCAAACTATACATAGCTGGAAATTATTAGACTCCCTGTTAAGTCCCGGAGATGTTCTTTATTTGACCCTTCCCGCGCACCGTCTCCAACAACTTTGGCATCCTCTATCTATTAACCGTCTTCCCGGGAATTTGAGTCCAACCGAAAAAGCCACCAGCGACCCATAG
- a CDS encoding ABC transporter ATP-binding protein, translating to MAKELAIETRGLTKQFDRHIAVHDLDLQVAAGEVYGLIGPNGAGKTTLLRMLATAEEPSTGEIYIHGERLLRDRTNPTLKQYIGYLPDDFPLYDDLTVQDYLDYFAGLYYLREPKRSQRIYEVLELVDLSHKRHSLIATLSRGMKQRLSLGRTVIHQPLLLLLDEPVSGLDPIARQQFRDIIKTLREAGMTILISSHVLSDLEDFCTSIGIMELGYLVESASLAELYQRLSNQQIFISTLGSVNPLVTHLKNCANIEEWEVIPGSQQVRVQFTGDLETQALLLRSLIDAGLPITQFYPTQDNLESIFLKLGHKQAS from the coding sequence ATGGCTAAAGAATTGGCGATTGAAACCCGGGGACTAACCAAACAATTCGACCGTCATATAGCAGTTCATGACCTTGACCTACAGGTGGCGGCGGGGGAAGTTTACGGACTGATTGGCCCTAATGGGGCGGGAAAAACTACCCTACTGCGGATGCTGGCTACTGCAGAAGAACCCTCAACCGGAGAGATTTATATTCACGGAGAAAGGCTATTACGCGATCGCACTAATCCCACTTTAAAGCAGTATATTGGCTATCTCCCTGATGATTTTCCCCTTTATGATGATCTGACAGTTCAGGATTATCTCGACTATTTCGCTGGATTATATTATCTCCGAGAACCTAAGCGATCGCAACGGATTTATGAAGTTTTAGAATTAGTGGACCTTAGCCATAAACGCCATAGCTTAATTGCTACCCTATCTCGGGGAATGAAACAAAGGTTAAGTTTAGGGCGGACAGTAATTCATCAACCCCTCTTGCTGTTACTTGATGAACCTGTTTCTGGGTTAGACCCCATCGCCCGCCAACAGTTTCGCGACATCATTAAAACCCTGCGAGAAGCTGGAATGACAATTCTCATTTCTTCCCATGTTCTCAGCGATTTAGAGGATTTTTGTACCTCGATAGGCATTATGGAACTTGGCTATTTAGTCGAGAGTGCATCTTTAGCCGAACTCTATCAGCGCCTGAGTAATCAACAAATTTTTATTTCCACTCTCGGATCTGTTAATCCCTTAGTTACACATTTGAAAAATTGTGCCAACATAGAAGAGTGGGAAGTAATTCCCGGCAGTCAACAAGTACGGGTGCAGTTTACTGGTGATTTAGAAACCCAGGCCCTTTTATTGCGATCGCTCATAGATGCAGGTTTACCCATTACCCAATTTTATCCCACCCAGGATAATTTAGAATCAATTTTCTTGAAATTGGGACATAAACAGGCATCTTAA
- the petB gene encoding cytochrome b6, whose translation MFSKEITESKTYKWFDERLDVQAISDDITSKYVPPHVNIFYCLGGITLVCFLIQFATGFAMTFYYKPTVAEAFTSVQYIMTEVSFGWLIRSIHRWSASMMVLMMILHVFRVYLTGGFKKPRELTWVTGVVMAVITVSFGVTGYSLPWDQIGYWAVKIVSGVPEAIPIVGSTIVELMRGGAAVGQPTLSRFYSLHTFVLPWLIAVFMLLHFLMIRKQGISGPL comes from the coding sequence ATGTTCTCAAAGGAAATCACCGAATCAAAAACCTACAAGTGGTTTGACGAAAGGCTAGATGTCCAAGCGATATCCGACGACATCACTAGCAAATACGTCCCTCCCCACGTAAATATCTTCTACTGTCTGGGTGGGATCACCCTAGTTTGCTTCTTAATCCAGTTTGCTACTGGGTTTGCGATGACCTTCTATTATAAGCCGACCGTCGCCGAAGCATTTACCTCTGTTCAGTACATCATGACAGAAGTAAGTTTCGGTTGGCTGATTCGCTCTATCCATCGCTGGTCTGCCAGTATGATGGTATTAATGATGATCCTGCACGTTTTCCGGGTTTACCTAACTGGCGGTTTCAAAAAGCCACGGGAACTCACCTGGGTAACAGGGGTAGTTATGGCAGTGATCACAGTTTCCTTTGGCGTAACTGGATATTCTCTTCCCTGGGATCAAATCGGCTATTGGGCGGTTAAAATTGTGTCTGGGGTTCCCGAAGCTATCCCCATTGTAGGTTCAACCATTGTTGAATTGATGCGGGGTGGTGCTGCAGTAGGGCAACCCACTCTCAGCCGTTTCTACAGCCTGCATACCTTCGTTTTACCCTGGTTGATTGCAGTATTCATGTTGCTGCACTTCCTGATGATCCGTAAACAAGGTATTTCAGGACCCCTCTAA
- the petD gene encoding cytochrome b6-f complex subunit IV has product MSVMKKPDLSDPVLRAKIAKGMGHNYYGEPAWPNDLLYVFPVVIVGTFALIVGLAVLDPAMMGEPADPFATPLEILPEWYFWPVFQILRVVPNKLLGVLMMASIPVGLLVVPFIENVNKFQNPFRRPVATAIFLFGTFVTLWLGIGATFPIDKSFTLGLF; this is encoded by the coding sequence ATGTCAGTAATGAAAAAGCCGGATCTCAGTGATCCAGTCTTGAGAGCGAAAATCGCTAAAGGTATGGGCCATAACTACTATGGTGAACCAGCTTGGCCTAATGATCTGCTATATGTTTTCCCGGTAGTTATCGTTGGAACTTTTGCGCTAATCGTTGGTTTGGCAGTCCTTGACCCTGCTATGATGGGAGAACCTGCCGATCCTTTTGCGACTCCCCTGGAAATTCTGCCAGAGTGGTACTTCTGGCCGGTGTTCCAAATTCTGCGGGTAGTCCCCAACAAATTGTTAGGGGTGTTAATGATGGCTTCCATTCCCGTGGGTCTGTTGGTGGTTCCTTTCATTGAAAATGTCAATAAGTTTCAAAACCCCTTCCGTCGTCCTGTAGCTACAGCAATATTCCTATTCGGAACTTTTGTGACCCTGTGGCTGGGTATTGGCGCAACTTTCCCCATTGACAAGTCCTTCACTTTAGGCTTGTTCTAG
- a CDS encoding NUDIX hydrolase, with translation MAGNSPQPSTSHPLADFKVGVDNIIFSIDTAAHRLLVLLVMRQQEPFCDRWSLPGTLVRQGESLEDAAYRILDEKIKVENLYLEQLYSFGGPHRDPRESAGSYNVRYLSVSYFALVRFEEAQLIPNQSTGVAWYPIQEVPSLAFDHNQILEYGYRRLRNKLEYSPVAFDVLPQLFTLGELYQFYLTVLGEGFSDYSNFRARLLKLGFLCDTGIKTSRGAGRPATLYRFDAEAFSPLKDKPLVFV, from the coding sequence ATGGCAGGAAATTCCCCACAACCATCGACTAGCCACCCCCTCGCTGACTTTAAGGTGGGAGTGGATAATATTATTTTTTCGATTGATACAGCGGCTCATCGCCTGTTGGTATTATTGGTAATGCGACAACAGGAACCTTTTTGCGATCGTTGGAGTCTTCCGGGAACCTTAGTGCGTCAAGGGGAATCCTTAGAAGATGCGGCTTATCGGATTTTAGATGAAAAAATTAAGGTGGAAAACCTTTATTTAGAACAGCTTTATAGTTTTGGCGGACCTCATCGCGATCCGCGAGAAAGTGCAGGGAGTTATAATGTCCGTTATCTATCTGTGAGTTATTTTGCCCTAGTTAGATTTGAGGAAGCGCAATTAATTCCTAATCAATCAACGGGGGTAGCTTGGTATCCCATACAAGAAGTACCATCTCTAGCATTTGACCATAATCAGATTTTAGAATATGGATATCGTCGCCTGCGTAATAAGTTAGAATACAGTCCGGTGGCTTTTGATGTACTTCCACAACTCTTTACCCTAGGGGAATTATACCAATTTTATCTAACAGTTTTAGGTGAGGGTTTCTCGGACTATTCCAATTTTCGCGCCCGTTTACTCAAGCTAGGCTTTCTGTGTGACACGGGTATCAAAACCTCTCGCGGCGCAGGACGACCCGCCACCCTCTACCGCTTCGACGCTGAAGCGTTTAGCCCCTTAAAGGATAAACCTTTAGTTTTTGTTTAG